From one Candidatus Chromulinivorax destructor genomic stretch:
- the rodA gene encoding rod shape-determining protein RodA: MLFISKRFIRYFDWVSFLLVLAISIMGILFVYSATYRHCADISIFFKKQFFGLITGILIYFFCSLLDYRTVCRVGFFLYYFSIGILILTMIKGSIGMGAQRWIDVGLFKFQPSELSKLFFPMFITYYFLNDDKITQPPQKAFIIPFLIMLVSAVLILKQPDLGTCLIILFSGLVMFWFIGLSRKFFITVGIVMVISTPILWECLKPYQKKRVLVFLGYGQMQKERYQIEQSKIAVGSGGFLGKGYLQGTQNKLSFLPESRTDFIFSVICEEIGLAGALFLILLYLALFLRLFLMINSISTFYPQLLCLGLIMHIIFSTIINMGMVLDLLPVVGIPLPFVSYGITHLWIGFASLGCINSITSQRYVHDL, from the coding sequence ATGCTATTTATTAGCAAACGATTTATTCGATATTTTGATTGGGTAAGCTTTTTACTTGTGCTTGCAATTTCAATCATGGGAATATTATTTGTATACAGCGCAACGTATCGACATTGCGCTGATATTTCTATCTTTTTTAAAAAACAATTTTTTGGACTGATCACTGGAATTCTCATCTATTTTTTCTGCAGTCTTCTTGACTATCGCACGGTCTGCAGAGTTGGATTTTTTCTCTACTATTTTTCCATTGGCATCCTGATTTTAACCATGATCAAAGGATCCATTGGCATGGGTGCTCAACGATGGATCGACGTCGGGCTGTTCAAATTCCAACCATCAGAACTGAGTAAGTTATTCTTTCCTATGTTTATAACCTACTATTTTTTAAACGATGACAAAATAACACAACCTCCACAAAAAGCTTTTATCATCCCATTTTTAATTATGCTCGTCAGTGCTGTTTTAATTTTAAAACAACCAGACCTTGGAACATGTTTAATCATTCTATTTTCTGGCTTAGTCATGTTCTGGTTTATTGGGTTATCACGAAAATTCTTTATAACGGTTGGTATTGTCATGGTCATATCAACACCAATATTATGGGAATGCTTAAAACCGTATCAAAAAAAACGAGTATTAGTTTTTCTAGGTTATGGTCAAATGCAAAAAGAACGTTATCAAATTGAACAATCTAAAATTGCAGTCGGATCTGGTGGCTTTTTAGGCAAAGGTTATTTGCAAGGAACCCAAAACAAATTGTCATTTTTACCTGAAAGTCGTACAGATTTTATTTTTTCGGTCATCTGTGAAGAAATTGGTCTTGCCGGAGCACTGTTTTTAATTTTATTATACTTAGCGCTCTTCTTGAGACTTTTTCTCATGATAAACAGTATATCCACCTTCTATCCGCAACTTCTCTGCCTTGGGCTGATCATGCATATCATATTTTCTACTATTATTAATATGGGAATGGTGCTTGATCTTTTGCCCGTCGTTGGAATTCCTTTGCCCTTTGTCAGCTATGGCATTACTCATTTATGGATTGGATTTGCAAGCTTAGGATGCATTAATAGCATTACCTCACAACGATATGTACATGATCTATAA
- a CDS encoding PDDEXK nuclease domain-containing protein, whose product MKKIVNDISKVDPQEYIVTLQDIKHHIQQSQIEAFTAINVALNMRNWMLGKIITEKQRQYAWGSNFIDLLAKDLQNMFPGNQGFSKTNLFRMKAFYAMYNSSTAVELLEKSPILTIPWGHNAIILIKIKNENEALWYAQQSKEHGWSRSALEDHIKKDLYNRQGKAINNFNQTLTQSHALITQQAFKDPYIFDFLTLEDNHIEQDLERGLIGHVEKLLLELGKGFALVARQYHLEVDGDDYYIDLLFYHTKLKCYIVVELKARAFNPRDVGQLNFYLSAVDALVRDKDDNPTIGLLLCKSKKNFTAEYALSGINKPIGVAEYATEIMKKLEQEFENKLPTIAQIEAELEKIEALDILKNKN is encoded by the coding sequence ATGAAAAAAATTGTTAATGACATATCAAAGGTAGATCCTCAAGAGTACATTGTCACCTTACAAGATATTAAACATCATATTCAACAATCACAAATTGAAGCATTTACAGCAATAAATGTTGCATTAAATATGCGAAATTGGATGCTTGGTAAAATCATAACAGAAAAACAGCGTCAATATGCATGGGGTTCAAATTTTATAGATTTATTAGCAAAAGATCTTCAAAATATGTTTCCAGGTAATCAAGGATTTTCTAAAACAAATCTTTTTAGAATGAAAGCATTTTATGCAATGTACAATAGTTCCACAGCTGTGGAACTATTAGAAAAATCACCGATACTCACCATCCCATGGGGACATAATGCTATTATTTTAATAAAAATAAAAAATGAGAATGAAGCTTTATGGTATGCTCAACAATCAAAAGAGCATGGATGGAGTCGTAGCGCACTTGAGGACCACATCAAAAAAGATCTTTATAATCGCCAAGGCAAAGCTATAAATAACTTCAATCAAACACTTACACAATCTCATGCTCTTATAACACAACAAGCTTTTAAAGATCCGTATATTTTTGATTTTTTAACACTTGAAGATAATCATATTGAACAAGATCTTGAACGTGGCTTAATTGGCCACGTAGAAAAACTTTTACTTGAACTTGGTAAAGGGTTTGCTTTAGTTGCACGACAATACCATTTAGAAGTCGATGGCGATGATTATTATATCGACCTTCTTTTTTATCATACAAAATTAAAATGCTACATCGTTGTCGAGCTGAAAGCGCGAGCTTTTAATCCACGTGATGTTGGACAACTTAATTTTTATCTTTCTGCTGTCGATGCTTTAGTCCGCGATAAAGATGATAATCCAACCATTGGTCTGCTGCTATGCAAATCAAAAAAGAATTTCACGGCTGAATATGCACTTTCCGGTATTAATAAACCTATTGGCGTTGCAGAATATGCAACAGAAATTATGAAAAAACTTGAACAAGAATTTGAAAACAAACTTCCTACTATTGCCCAGATAGAAGCTGAATTAGAAAAAATAGAAGCTTTAGATATATTAAAAAATAAAAATTGA
- the ruvB gene encoding Holliday junction branch migration DNA helicase RuvB yields MDNKFPHNSTTPINLVMQDSSDEKQYEFIPSSFDDYIGQDKLKEKLKVYTTACKMRNDPLDHMLLFGPPGLGKTTLCQIMAQVMQVDIKICSGPMLERTGDLVAILSNLDPHDILFIDEIHRTPSNIEEVLYSAMEQFKIDVIIGQGAGAKTVTLPLQPFTLIGATTKVGSISAPLRSRFGIIEHIDFYSMEELTQLILQNAQFLQVTIDLAAAQLIAKCSRGTPRVAKKLLRRIRDFAQVTNDNKASIDLVEKAMQALGIDSDGLTAMDNLLLSKIIMHHNGTVGLDTLASLLGEDKETIETVYEPYLIRQGFLEKTPKGRQIPYKKIPYLKKKYIGQEDLFSMQEQ; encoded by the coding sequence ATGGATAATAAATTTCCTCACAACTCGACAACCCCAATTAATTTGGTCATGCAAGATTCAAGCGATGAAAAACAGTATGAATTTATACCTTCCTCATTTGATGACTACATCGGCCAAGATAAACTCAAAGAAAAGCTGAAAGTCTACACCACTGCATGTAAAATGCGAAATGATCCCTTAGATCATATGTTGCTTTTTGGACCTCCTGGACTTGGTAAAACAACTTTATGCCAGATCATGGCGCAAGTTATGCAAGTAGATATTAAAATTTGCAGTGGTCCCATGCTTGAACGTACTGGTGACTTAGTTGCAATTTTGTCTAACCTTGATCCCCATGACATTTTGTTTATTGACGAAATTCATAGAACGCCAAGCAACATTGAAGAAGTTTTGTACTCAGCAATGGAACAGTTTAAAATTGATGTAATTATTGGCCAAGGAGCTGGTGCAAAAACCGTTACCCTGCCCTTGCAGCCATTTACTTTAATTGGCGCAACCACCAAAGTTGGGTCTATTTCTGCACCACTACGCAGCCGATTTGGTATTATTGAACATATTGATTTTTATTCCATGGAAGAACTCACGCAACTTATTTTACAAAATGCACAGTTCTTGCAAGTGACGATCGATCTTGCAGCTGCACAACTTATTGCAAAATGTTCACGAGGCACTCCTCGTGTTGCAAAAAAACTACTTCGCAGAATCAGAGACTTTGCCCAAGTAACCAATGATAATAAAGCTTCTATTGATCTTGTAGAAAAAGCAATGCAAGCACTTGGTATTGACAGTGATGGGCTGACAGCAATGGATAACTTGCTTTTAAGTAAAATTATTATGCATCACAATGGTACCGTTGGACTTGATACCCTAGCATCATTACTTGGTGAAGATAAAGAAACGATAGAAACCGTGTATGAACCGTATTTAATTCGACAAGGCTTCTTAGAAAAAACGCCAAAGGGTCGACAAATTCCGTACAAAAAGATACCCTATTTAAAGAAGAAGTATATAGGTCAAGAGGATCTTTTTTCCATGCAGGAGCAATAA
- a CDS encoding YebC/PmpR family DNA-binding transcriptional regulator: protein MAGHSKWANIKHKKAKEDAKRGQTFTKIIKEITVCAKAGGIPENNPQLRQLIEKAKEANMPAENIIRAVKKGTGELPGVNYEAITYEGYGPGGTALIIEALTDNKNRTVADLRHIFGRHNGNLAETGSVNWMFEKLGVIRGNAQGKKEDEIFEALLDFDVQDLQIEDNFVTITTSMQSIQQVTEAVKNLGIKVEHSELEWVAKNNLEVTEEIEEKAFALFEALEDNDDVQNVYSNLN, encoded by the coding sequence ATGGCTGGTCATTCAAAATGGGCAAATATTAAACATAAAAAAGCTAAAGAAGATGCTAAACGTGGCCAAACGTTTACCAAAATTATTAAAGAAATCACCGTATGTGCTAAAGCTGGTGGCATTCCTGAAAACAACCCGCAATTGCGTCAATTAATAGAAAAAGCTAAAGAAGCAAACATGCCTGCGGAAAACATTATCCGTGCTGTTAAAAAAGGAACAGGCGAACTTCCGGGCGTCAACTATGAAGCTATCACCTACGAAGGTTATGGACCTGGTGGAACAGCATTAATTATCGAAGCTTTAACTGATAATAAAAATCGTACAGTTGCTGACTTACGCCATATTTTTGGACGTCATAACGGGAACTTGGCAGAAACTGGTTCAGTTAACTGGATGTTTGAAAAATTAGGAGTTATTCGCGGGAATGCTCAAGGCAAAAAAGAAGATGAAATCTTTGAAGCATTACTTGATTTTGATGTACAAGATCTTCAAATTGAAGATAATTTTGTTACGATTACAACATCAATGCAATCGATTCAGCAAGTAACTGAAGCCGTAAAAAATCTTGGCATTAAAGTTGAACATTCTGAACTTGAATGGGTTGCTAAAAATAACTTAGAAGTAACTGAAGAAATTGAAGAAAAAGCGTTTGCTCTTTTTGAAGCGTTAGAAGATAACGACGACGTTCAAAACGTTTACTCAAATTTAAATTAA
- a CDS encoding YicC family protein, with amino-acid sequence MVLSMTGFATSTAEIALANNSKMILSLSIKSLNSRFFEMTCKLPSILSNLEIPIQRVLQKQLHRGHIFLHIKITNQEALQESVTPSIHTIQNYLDAIEIIQKKFDLHDKVTLSQILQLPNALQNEEVELNEEVEAAIVKAAYDLSVQLIQAQQKEGALLAHDIKQQLTSMQSKIEKIQTLSMQFIKEKKEALTHVMSLLLAFPAEQEQKSQEQCLLEAKKSTLLYEIEKIDINEETVRFNSHLINLASQFETTETAKGKKIDFIIQELNREINTIAAKCSQITISSLAIDIKSELEKAREQGQNII; translated from the coding sequence ATGGTTTTAAGCATGACCGGTTTTGCAACATCAACGGCAGAAATAGCGCTAGCAAACAATAGCAAAATGATCCTGTCGCTGAGTATTAAATCATTAAACTCTCGTTTTTTTGAAATGACCTGTAAATTGCCTTCTATTTTATCTAATCTAGAAATACCAATTCAAAGAGTTTTACAAAAACAGTTACACCGTGGTCATATTTTTCTTCATATAAAAATAACAAACCAAGAAGCTTTGCAAGAATCAGTAACTCCATCAATTCATACTATTCAAAATTATTTAGATGCAATCGAAATAATTCAGAAAAAGTTTGATCTTCATGATAAAGTTACGTTATCTCAAATTTTGCAATTACCAAATGCATTGCAAAATGAAGAGGTTGAGCTCAATGAAGAAGTTGAAGCTGCAATTGTCAAGGCTGCGTACGATCTTTCAGTTCAGTTAATTCAAGCTCAACAAAAAGAAGGCGCTCTTCTTGCTCATGATATTAAGCAACAATTAACGAGCATGCAAAGTAAGATTGAAAAAATTCAAACACTTTCTATGCAGTTTATTAAAGAAAAAAAAGAAGCGCTTACTCATGTTATGAGCTTACTCTTAGCATTTCCTGCAGAACAGGAACAAAAAAGCCAAGAGCAATGTTTGCTTGAAGCAAAAAAGTCGACGCTGTTATATGAAATTGAAAAAATAGATATTAATGAAGAAACGGTCCGATTTAATTCTCATTTGATCAATCTTGCATCACAATTTGAAACAACTGAAACAGCAAAAGGTAAAAAAATCGATTTTATTATTCAAGAATTAAATCGAGAAATTAATACCATTGCTGCAAAATGCTCCCAAATCACCATCAGTAGTCTTGCAATCGACATTAAATCTGAATTAGAAAAAGCGCGTGAACAAGGACAAAATATAATTTAA
- the dnaE gene encoding DNA polymerase III subunit alpha has translation MTKHFTHLHVHTEYSLLDGAINLEELVNHAKQQNLKALAITDHGNIFGAVKFFQLCKKAGIKPILGMEAYITENVESKTVDNKYYHTILLVQNETGYKNLCKLISFSYQQGFYFKPRIDYEQLEKYSEGLIVTSACLGGNLNRLLQSDQKDKAIELIEWHLRIFGKDRYYLEIQPEDQDEQRIYNEQLYELSAITGAPLVAATDCHYLTLDDHEAHEIMLALQTGKKWDDPTRFTFGDCRAYMRSEAEMLEIFKGREQAVYNTGVIADMCNFEFVTDKLFFPAFKIPDNKTDVQYFQELCLQGLEKLIANKRINAEKKEMYLERLHLEMKLIINMGFVGYFLIVSDFIMWTRAQDIPVGPGRGSAAGALVAWCLEITNIDPLEYNLLFERFLNPERVSMPDIDIDFCIEGRETVINHIKDQYGHDKVCQIITFGTMMAKGVIKDVARVLGMSFEDSNMITSLIPEQLKITLHEALELEPRLQELVNSNPAIKHLFDVAFRLEGITRHASKHAAGIVITPLPVEEMLPVYIPPKTNELVAQYAMTELESIGFLKIDLLGLKNLTLIKKAVNLIKKNHGVHLNIDLLPLDDKKTYELVQAGKTSGVFQLESSGLKDVLRKLKPSNFEDIIAVTALYRPGPLGSGMVDDFILRKHGKQKIEYLFPELEPVLAETYGVIVYQEQVMKIASTIAGYSLGESDILRRAMGKKKADVMAEQKILFVQKAKERSFKVDRAEKLFDLMAYFAGYGFNKSHSAAYAMIAFQTAYLKANYPAEFAASLISLESTNAEKMSFYLKEAHDMGLAILPPNVNESIIDFNVVNGQILFGLQGIKNIGHVSLDNIIAQREKDGPFKDLLDFCMRIDLRTSNKRVLENLICAGAFDTLPGTRTQKFNELSQVIDHAIERKKRKETGQMSMFSMDTDNDLHEFYQYQPTKEWTEKEKLEKEKEVLGFYISSHPLSNYSNPIAWLNTQEILDIQQKYQNSPPGQTEPIVMICGLLTSKKIITTKKGDRMAFLQVDDLQSSAEIIVFPRLFAKIEPFLNDHSIFIIKGALDTMSTATCKILANEVCPIDLFFEKWPNVENVTLILPADFDIATVKSIKEKLTQGKTPIQIIFKEHDKVMILKSSKKFALSLDLLNEFAIDHGIKVKISC, from the coding sequence ATGACCAAACATTTTACACATCTTCACGTCCATACGGAATACTCATTGCTTGATGGTGCAATTAATTTAGAAGAATTAGTTAACCATGCCAAACAGCAAAATTTAAAAGCTCTTGCTATTACCGATCATGGTAATATTTTTGGTGCGGTAAAATTCTTCCAGTTGTGTAAAAAAGCTGGTATTAAACCTATTTTGGGTATGGAAGCATACATCACCGAAAATGTAGAATCAAAAACAGTTGATAATAAATATTATCATACCATCTTGCTTGTCCAAAACGAGACTGGTTACAAAAATTTATGTAAATTAATTTCGTTTTCATACCAACAAGGTTTTTATTTTAAACCTCGTATCGACTACGAACAACTCGAAAAATATTCTGAAGGTCTTATCGTCACCTCAGCTTGCCTTGGGGGAAACCTTAACCGATTGCTCCAGTCTGATCAAAAAGATAAAGCAATTGAGCTGATTGAGTGGCATTTAAGAATCTTTGGTAAAGATCGCTACTACTTAGAAATTCAGCCAGAAGATCAAGATGAACAAAGAATTTATAACGAACAGTTGTATGAACTTTCGGCAATCACCGGAGCTCCGCTTGTTGCTGCAACAGATTGTCACTACTTAACACTTGATGATCATGAAGCGCACGAGATTATGCTTGCCCTACAAACAGGTAAAAAATGGGATGACCCGACACGTTTTACGTTTGGCGACTGCCGAGCATATATGCGTTCAGAAGCAGAAATGCTTGAAATATTTAAAGGTCGAGAACAGGCTGTTTACAACACCGGCGTTATTGCTGATATGTGCAACTTTGAATTTGTGACCGATAAACTGTTTTTCCCCGCATTTAAAATTCCTGATAACAAAACTGACGTACAATATTTCCAAGAATTGTGCTTACAAGGTCTTGAAAAACTCATTGCCAACAAGCGAATCAACGCTGAAAAAAAAGAGATGTATCTTGAGCGATTACACTTAGAAATGAAACTCATTATCAACATGGGTTTTGTTGGGTACTTCTTAATTGTAAGTGACTTTATTATGTGGACGCGTGCACAAGATATTCCTGTGGGGCCTGGTCGGGGTTCTGCTGCAGGTGCGTTAGTTGCGTGGTGTTTAGAAATTACCAACATTGATCCGCTAGAATACAATCTGCTTTTTGAGCGATTTTTAAATCCTGAGCGAGTCTCGATGCCCGATATCGATATCGATTTCTGTATAGAAGGTCGTGAAACGGTTATTAATCATATTAAAGATCAGTACGGTCATGACAAAGTATGCCAAATTATCACTTTTGGTACCATGATGGCAAAAGGTGTTATTAAGGACGTTGCACGCGTACTTGGCATGTCGTTTGAAGATTCTAATATGATCACCTCGTTAATTCCTGAACAACTCAAGATTACGCTCCATGAAGCTTTAGAATTAGAACCTCGCTTGCAAGAGTTGGTTAACTCTAACCCTGCTATTAAACATCTTTTTGACGTTGCGTTTCGGCTTGAAGGCATCACTCGTCACGCATCAAAACATGCTGCAGGTATTGTGATCACACCGTTACCGGTCGAAGAGATGCTTCCTGTCTACATTCCACCAAAAACCAATGAACTTGTAGCGCAGTATGCAATGACCGAGCTAGAATCGATTGGCTTTTTAAAGATCGATCTTTTAGGACTTAAAAACTTAACTTTGATTAAAAAAGCGGTAAATTTAATCAAAAAAAATCATGGTGTGCACCTTAATATTGATTTACTACCCCTTGATGATAAAAAAACTTATGAACTGGTCCAAGCCGGTAAGACATCGGGGGTATTTCAACTTGAATCAAGCGGATTAAAAGATGTTTTACGAAAATTAAAGCCATCGAATTTTGAAGATATTATTGCGGTAACAGCGTTGTACCGACCAGGACCATTGGGTTCGGGCATGGTCGACGATTTTATTTTGCGAAAACATGGTAAGCAAAAGATCGAATATCTATTTCCTGAACTAGAACCTGTCCTTGCAGAGACCTACGGGGTTATTGTCTACCAAGAACAGGTTATGAAAATTGCTTCGACGATTGCAGGTTACTCTCTTGGAGAGTCAGATATTTTACGTCGTGCAATGGGTAAGAAAAAAGCTGATGTGATGGCTGAACAAAAAATATTGTTTGTTCAAAAAGCAAAAGAACGTTCATTTAAAGTTGATCGCGCAGAAAAACTTTTTGACCTTATGGCATACTTTGCTGGCTATGGTTTTAACAAATCTCACTCTGCTGCCTATGCAATGATCGCTTTTCAGACTGCATACTTAAAAGCAAACTACCCTGCTGAATTTGCAGCATCATTAATTTCACTTGAATCGACCAATGCTGAAAAAATGTCGTTTTATCTAAAAGAAGCTCACGACATGGGGCTTGCTATATTGCCACCAAATGTGAACGAATCAATCATCGATTTTAACGTCGTCAACGGGCAAATATTATTCGGTTTACAAGGTATTAAAAACATTGGGCATGTTTCACTTGATAATATTATTGCACAACGTGAAAAAGACGGTCCATTTAAAGACCTATTAGATTTTTGCATGAGAATTGATTTACGAACTTCCAACAAACGGGTTCTTGAGAATTTAATTTGCGCTGGAGCTTTTGATACCCTACCAGGAACGCGAACTCAAAAATTTAATGAGCTCTCCCAAGTTATTGATCATGCAATTGAACGTAAAAAGAGAAAAGAAACAGGACAGATGTCGATGTTTAGCATGGACACTGATAACGATCTGCATGAATTTTACCAGTATCAGCCGACCAAAGAATGGACAGAAAAAGAAAAATTAGAAAAAGAAAAAGAAGTTTTAGGTTTTTATATCAGCTCGCATCCGTTAAGTAACTATAGCAATCCTATTGCCTGGTTAAATACACAAGAAATTCTTGATATTCAACAAAAGTATCAAAATAGTCCTCCTGGACAAACTGAGCCAATTGTTATGATCTGTGGTTTACTTACCAGCAAGAAGATCATCACCACAAAAAAAGGTGATCGCATGGCATTTTTACAAGTTGATGATTTACAGTCAAGCGCTGAAATTATTGTATTTCCACGTTTGTTTGCAAAAATTGAACCTTTTTTGAATGATCATTCAATTTTTATTATTAAAGGTGCGCTTGATACCATGAGCACGGCAACGTGTAAAATATTAGCAAATGAAGTATGCCCAATTGATCTGTTTTTTGAAAAATGGCCGAATGTTGAAAATGTTACCTTAATTTTACCTGCAGACTTTGACATAGCAACGGTAAAATCTATTAAAGAAAAATTAACACAGGGCAAAACACCAATTCAGATCATCTTTAAAGAGCATGATAAAGTTATGATTCTGAAAAGTAGTAAAAAGTTTGCTTTATCATTAGATCTACTCAATGAATTTGCAATCGATCATGGCATTAAAGTTAAAATCAGCTGTTAA
- a CDS encoding ASCH domain-containing protein — translation MPMLKLSLRQCYFDAIKSGLKTVEGRLNSHKFKDLRPGMQINFSSIDTHETIICTVASIHVYANFKEMLIHEGLENMLPGVTSLDEGVNLYENFEGYREGVKKVGALAITIQKNL, via the coding sequence ATGCCTATGCTCAAGCTATCGTTAAGACAATGTTATTTTGATGCAATAAAATCAGGACTTAAAACGGTTGAAGGGCGATTAAACAGTCATAAGTTTAAAGATCTAAGACCAGGCATGCAGATAAATTTTAGTTCTATTGATACCCATGAAACAATTATCTGTACGGTTGCCTCAATTCATGTGTATGCAAACTTTAAAGAGATGTTGATTCATGAAGGTCTTGAAAATATGTTACCTGGGGTAACCTCTTTAGATGAGGGTGTTAATCTGTATGAAAACTTTGAAGGCTATCGTGAGGGCGTTAAAAAAGTGGGAGCTTTAGCTATTACAATTCAAAAGAATCTCTAG